A region of Apus apus isolate bApuApu2 chromosome 14, bApuApu2.pri.cur, whole genome shotgun sequence DNA encodes the following proteins:
- the MMD2 gene encoding monocyte to macrophage differentiation factor 2, whose protein sequence is MFVSRVLDFQKTRFARFMNHRVPSNCRYQPTEYEHAANCATHAFWILPSILGSSILYILSDDHWETISAWIYGFGLSSLFIVSTIFHTISWKKRHLRTVEHCLHMFDRMVIYFFIAASYAPWLNLRELGPWASHMRWIIWIMASIGTVYVFFFHERYKLVELVCYVIMGFFPALVILSMPNRDGLLELVAGGLSYCLGMVFFKSDGRIPFAHAIWHLFVAIGAGIHYYAIWRYLYWPGALEAETSR, encoded by the exons GTTCATGAATCACCGTGTCCCGTCCAACTGCAGGTACCAGCCCACGGAGTACGAGCACGCGGCCAACTGTGCCACCCACGCC TTCTGGATCCTACCCAGCATCCTTGGCAGCTCCATCCTCTACATCCTCTCTGATGACCACTGGGAAACCATCTCAGCCTGGATCTATGGTTTTGGCTTGTCCAGCCTCTTCATTGTCTCCACCATTTTCCACACCATCTCCTGGAAGAAGAGGCATCTCAG GACTGTGGAGCACTGCTTGCACATGTTTGACAGGATGGTGATCTACTTCTTCATCGCAGCTTCATATGCACCCTG GCTGAACCTGCGGGAGTTGGGTCCCTGGGCTTCCCACATGCGCTGGATCATCTGGATCATGGCATCGATTGGAACAGtctatgttttcttcttccatgaGAG GTACaagctggtggagctggtgtgTTACGTTATCATGGGCTTCTTCCCTGCCTTGGTCATCCTCTCCATG CCCAACAGGGACGGcctcctggagctggtggctggtggACTTTCCTACTGCCTGGGCATGGTCTTCTTCAAAAGCGACGGCCGCATCCCCTTCGCCCATGCCATCTGGCACCTCTTTGTGGCCATCGGAGCTGGCATCCACTACTACGCCATCTGGAGGTACCTCTACTGGCCCGGCGCGCTGGAGGCTGAAACATCCCGGTAG